The DNA sequence CAGCGAGTTCACTTGGAAGGACTTCCAGGACAAGAACAACAACGAACTGGTGGCCATCCTGGGGAACTTCGTGCAGCGCGTGTTCGTGCTGAGCCACAAGTACTACGGTGGCAAGGCGCCGGCCAGCGTGGGCAACATTGACCTGGATGTGGCGCTGTGGAGCGCGATCCACGCCCAGGTGGAGGAGGTGGCCGCGCAGGTGGACGCCTTCCGTTTCCGCGATGCGCTGCTGGCCGCGATGAACGTGGCGCGCGCCGGCAACAAGTACCTCAGCGACAACGAGCCTTGGAAGCTGGAAAAGACCGATCCGGACCGCACGCGTACCATCCTGCTCAACAGCCTGAATGTGGCGGCCGTGCTAAGCATCGTGTTGGAGCCCTTCCTGCCCCACACCACCGCCACGCTGCGTCGCATGCTGGGCATCGGCACACTGCCTTGGGGGGACGCCTTCCGTACGGACCTCATCGGCCCCGGCCAGGAGTTGGGCAAGCCCGAACACCTTTTCAAACCCATTACCGACGTGGAGATCCAGCCGGAGATCGATCGTCTACACGCCACCGCACCCTTGGAGCAACCTTCAACCTCTCAACCCTCAACGTCTCAACCTGCCAAGCCTCCGATCACCTTCGACGACTTCACCAAGCTGGACCTGCGCGTGGGCACGATCGTGGCGGCGGAGAAGGTGCCGAAAGCCGACAAGCTGCTGAAACTTGCGATCGACATCGGTGAAGCGGAACCGCGCACGGTGGTCAGTGGCATCGCCATGCACTACGCGCCCGAGCAGTTGCCCGGCCAACAGGTGGTGCTGGTGGCCAATCTGGAGCCGCGCAAGATGCGTGGGGTGGAAAGCCAGGGCATGGTGCTGATGGCCGAGGATGCCGATGGAAGGCTCGTGTTCGTAGAGCCCAAGGAGGTGGTGAAGCCAGGTGGGGAGGTCCGGTAGGGCCGGGTTCTATCTTTGGTTCATGGCGACCGACAAGACCAAGCTGGAGATCGTCAAGAAGGTGCTCGCCTTGACGGATGAGACGGCCTTGGAGAACCTGCATGCTTTCCTCACGGCGGAACCTGCGGCTCCATGGGGCGATCTGCCAACTGAAGTGCGAGCGTCACTTGAGCGCAGCATGCAGCAACTCGACCGGGGAGAAGGACGGTCGCACGAAGCGGTGATGGCCAACGCAAGATCATGGTCGAAAGCATCCGCTGGGCGCCGGAAGCAGAAGCGGGCTTCCTCCAAGTGATCGCTTACCTGCGTGCTGAATGGTCCGAGCGCGAGGCGATGCGTTTCATCCAACGCACGGATACCATGGTGCGCATGCTGATGCGCTTTCCGGGCATGTCGCGCAAAGGCCGCAAGGGCACACGAGAAGTGCTTGTCACCAAGCACAACATCATGTGTTTCCGGGTGAAAGGGAGCGAATTGCAGATCGTGGGCTTCTGGGACACACGCCAACATCCACGGAGAAGGAGGATCACCCCGCCGTGACCACCTTCACGGGATCCACTTGATGCTCGAGAAATCCGGACGCCGCTTTTCCAGGAAAGCGTTGCGGCCCTCTTTCGCTTCCTCGGTCATGTAAGCCAGGCGCGTGGCCTCGCCGGCGAAGACCTGCTGGCCCACTAGTCCGTCATCGAGCAGATTGAAGGCGAACTTCAGCATCTTGATCGCCGTGGGGCTCTTGGCCAGGATCTCCTGCGCCCATTGCCAGGCGGTGGCTTCGAGTTCGGCATGCGGCACCGCGGCGTTCACCATGGCCATTTCGTATGCCTGTTGCGCACTGATGTCGCGGCCCAGGAAGAATACCTCGCGCGCACGCTTCTGCCCCACCATCTTGGCCAGGTAGGCGCTGCCGTAACCGCCATCGAAGCTGGTCACATCGGCATCGGTCTGCTTGAAGATCGCGTGCTCCTTGCTGGCCAACGTCATGTCGCACACCACGTGCAGGCTGTGTCCACCGCCCACGGCCCAGCCGGGCACCACGGCGATCACCACCTTGGGCATGAAGCGGATCAGCCGCTGCACTTCCAGGATGTTGAGGCGTGGCATGCCGCCCTCATCCACGTAGCCCTGGTGGCCGCGTGCGCGTTGGTCACCGCCGCTGCAGAAGCTCCAGCCGCCGTCCTTGGGGCTGGGCCCTTCGGCGCTGAAGAGCACCACGCCGATGCTGGTGTCCTGATGGGCATCGTGGAAGGCTTCGAGCAGTTCGCTCACCGTGTGCGGGCGGAAGGCGTTGCGCACCTCGGGTCTGTTGAAGGCGATGCGCGCCACGCCCCTGCATTTGCGGTAGGTGATGTCGGTGAACTCCTTCGCCGTGCGCCACTCCGGCGGCTCGGCGGTGATCTGCATGCGGGCCTTGGTCATGGGGGTGGTCGCTTGTGGTCCAGTAGGCGGTCGTCACGCGCGTTTCTCCGCGTACACGAAGTAGTAGCTCGGATAGAGGAATCGCAGGAAGGGCCGGATGCCTAAAGCGAGCCGTGGTGGCGAGGCCCAGGGCTCCCTGCGCAGGATGGTCCAGCCGCTTTTCTCAAGCAGCCAGTCGAATTGACGGGGCTCGAACTCATGGTAGTGGCGGTCCCAAGGGTCGGTCTTGCTCCACCAGGCTTTGGCGAACCACACTTTCAGCGGCACGGAGCAGACCAGCTTGATGCAGCCCCCTGGAGGTGGCTGCACATGACGCAACAGGTTGAAAGGTGCCAGCAGGTGCTCGAACACCTCGAATGAAGTGATGCAGGTGATGTCGCTGAGGTCGAGCCTGGCATGGTCCAGGTCCAGGTCTTCGCCTTGCGTGTTGCGCACAGCGAATCCCTTGTCCCGCATCATGCGCGAAAATGGATTGGGTACGCCCAGGTCCATGATGCGTTCTTCTCGGCCGATGCAGCTTTCGAGAAAAGCCATCGTTCTGCGGTAGCGCCGATCGGGCACGCGCCCCGCGTACATGCGTTCGCCTTCAGCTTCTGTGGACATGCGCGTGCTCAAAGGTACCGGCGCTCAATCCCTCGCGATGACGAGGGGTTGTGCGATGCTGTTCCCATTCACCCGTATCAGCACCATGTACATTCCTGTTGCCAACCCCTCCAAGGCGATCGGCGTCCCCAGGTCGTGCGCGGCGAACGA is a window from the Flavobacteriales bacterium genome containing:
- a CDS encoding type II toxin-antitoxin system RelE/ParE family toxin; translated protein: MVESIRWAPEAEAGFLQVIAYLRAEWSEREAMRFIQRTDTMVRMLMRFPGMSRKGRKGTREVLVTKHNIMCFRVKGSELQIVGFWDTRQHPRRRRITPP
- a CDS encoding methyltransferase, which codes for MYAGRVPDRRYRRTMAFLESCIGREERIMDLGVPNPFSRMMRDKGFAVRNTQGEDLDLDHARLDLSDITCITSFEVFEHLLAPFNLLRHVQPPPGGCIKLVCSVPLKVWFAKAWWSKTDPWDRHYHEFEPRQFDWLLEKSGWTILRREPWASPPRLALGIRPFLRFLYPSYYFVYAEKRA
- a CDS encoding 1,4-dihydroxy-2-naphthoyl-CoA synthase codes for the protein MQITAEPPEWRTAKEFTDITYRKCRGVARIAFNRPEVRNAFRPHTVSELLEAFHDAHQDTSIGVVLFSAEGPSPKDGGWSFCSGGDQRARGHQGYVDEGGMPRLNILEVQRLIRFMPKVVIAVVPGWAVGGGHSLHVVCDMTLASKEHAIFKQTDADVTSFDGGYGSAYLAKMVGQKRAREVFFLGRDISAQQAYEMAMVNAAVPHAELEATAWQWAQEILAKSPTAIKMLKFAFNLLDDGLVGQQVFAGEATRLAYMTEEAKEGRNAFLEKRRPDFSSIKWIP